In Desulfurobacterium indicum, the following are encoded in one genomic region:
- a CDS encoding AAA family ATPase, whose translation MVEEKILKAIELLSSVIKGKRNVVELAFEALLSEGHLLIEDVPGLGKTTLALGLAKILNLSFGRIQCTSDLMPADVVGVSVFNPATREFEFKEGPVFNNVVLVDEINRAMPKTQSALLEAMEEKQITVDRETIKLPSPFFVIATQNPLEQAGTFPLPESQLDRFSVKTSMGYPDVSLERELLLEGSVKDEIERLPSVLTVDDIKRAVEEVKKIYLSEKMADYILSIAWKTRKSKFFRYGLSVRGVLVLSKIAKARAYLKGRDFVIPEDVLETFLFVVPHRLIPSYEYDDMNKQEVVKSLVEEVEPPA comes from the coding sequence GTGGTAGAAGAAAAGATATTGAAAGCTATAGAGCTTCTTAGTAGTGTCATAAAAGGAAAGAGAAACGTAGTTGAGCTTGCCTTTGAAGCTTTACTTTCAGAAGGGCATTTGCTTATAGAAGATGTTCCTGGACTTGGTAAAACAACTCTTGCACTTGGGCTTGCTAAGATTTTAAATCTATCTTTTGGCAGGATTCAGTGTACGTCGGATCTTATGCCTGCAGATGTTGTTGGAGTTTCCGTTTTTAATCCTGCAACCAGGGAGTTTGAATTTAAGGAGGGTCCTGTTTTTAACAATGTAGTTCTGGTTGATGAGATAAACCGTGCAATGCCTAAAACGCAGAGTGCTCTTCTTGAGGCTATGGAAGAAAAGCAGATTACTGTTGACAGAGAGACTATAAAATTGCCTTCTCCGTTTTTTGTCATAGCAACGCAGAATCCTCTTGAACAGGCTGGAACGTTTCCTCTTCCAGAATCGCAACTTGATCGGTTTTCTGTGAAAACGTCGATGGGTTATCCCGATGTTTCTCTTGAAAGGGAACTCCTTCTTGAAGGAAGCGTAAAGGATGAGATAGAGAGGTTGCCTTCAGTTCTTACTGTTGATGATATAAAAAGGGCTGTGGAAGAGGTTAAAAAGATTTACCTTTCTGAAAAGATGGCAGATTACATTCTTTCTATTGCCTGGAAAACGAGAAAGAGCAAGTTTTTCCGTTACGGTCTTTCTGTTAGGGGTGTTCTTGTCCTTTCAAAGATTGCAAAGGCAAGAGCTTACCTTAAAGGAAGAGATTTTGTGATTCCTGAAGATGTTCTGGAAACATTTTTGTTTGTTGTTCCTCACAGACTTATTCCTTCTTACGAGTATGATGATATGAATAAACAGGAGGTTGTAAAATCTTTGGTAGAAGAGGTAGAACCGCCGGCTTGA
- a CDS encoding DUF58 domain-containing protein, translating into MKVTIIGWFFIFATIVIGVAAVNTGNNLLYLIVSFLLSVMAISGTVGKANLSGLSISLMPLGSVFAGVQSPFILRVLNRKRFFPSFLISVEVNDSSVAILSIILPKESSKKIFYLSFPDRGKVKDVSVKLISPFPFRFFYRWKIIHPEFEVIVYPKPLKSSLREVEVSSGRRKHLQGIGNGEFLKLRNYVPGDEPKRIHWKVSAGKGELFTKEFSDTGDVPVVIDLQSLAGSTEEKLSRATYLILQAFRSKVPVGIRAGDFYIHPSTDESEKRRMLEFLALYGKEKL; encoded by the coding sequence TTGAAAGTTACAATAATCGGCTGGTTTTTCATATTTGCCACAATAGTTATCGGAGTGGCTGCGGTAAACACGGGAAACAATCTTCTTTACTTGATTGTTTCTTTCCTTCTTTCAGTAATGGCGATTTCGGGAACAGTCGGTAAAGCAAATCTTTCAGGGTTATCGATTAGTTTGATGCCTTTAGGTTCTGTTTTTGCAGGTGTGCAGTCTCCCTTTATTTTAAGGGTGTTAAACAGAAAAAGATTTTTCCCTTCATTTCTGATTTCCGTTGAAGTAAACGATAGTTCGGTAGCTATTTTAAGCATCATTTTACCAAAGGAAAGTTCTAAAAAGATTTTTTATCTTTCTTTTCCCGATAGAGGTAAGGTTAAGGATGTTTCTGTAAAGTTAATATCTCCTTTTCCTTTCAGATTTTTTTATCGCTGGAAGATTATCCACCCTGAATTTGAAGTTATCGTTTATCCTAAACCCTTAAAGTCTTCTTTGAGAGAGGTTGAGGTTTCTTCGGGAAGGAGAAAGCATCTGCAAGGTATAGGTAATGGAGAGTTTTTAAAGTTAAGGAATTATGTCCCGGGAGATGAGCCTAAACGTATACATTGGAAAGTCTCTGCCGGGAAAGGTGAGCTTTTCACAAAAGAATTTTCAGATACGGGAGATGTTCCTGTTGTTATAGATTTACAATCTCTTGCCGGTTCAACAGAAGAGAAACTTTCCAGAGCTACTTATTTGATTCTTCAGGCGTTTCGTTCAAAAGTTCCTGTTGGTATCAGGGCAGGTGATTTTTATATTCATCCGTCAACAGATGAGAGTGAAAAGAGGCGGATGCTGGAGTTTCTTGCCCTTTACGGGAAGGAAAAGCTATGA
- a CDS encoding transglutaminaseTgpA domain-containing protein — protein sequence MRKFKVKRIVFILSFLAALTGAAVIFPFVPFPVSVFFLLSSGFAVWREFKRLRGDVIERRILNVFALTGTVLLLSKVNLENLVIPIASVLMFLLSIKFMEDKRQRDFYQILALSLFQFAAGSVFLFSIRFFFLFVLEAFLIISATVLLSFQALEDEICLSAKELGYVFGFSIIFFSVSLPLTLFFFFVLPRTEKPLVDVGMKSRVGVTGFTNTVAPGQVASIQQIDAVFMRVKTERLPFNPYFRAITYEKFVNGRWFHVPLNSDREMLKGRTIMETVILEPYGYRNLPMVDVPLSIGLKNVQKDGSCFFLNKPVTKRIKYSGVSVLIDVIKEKLSKREQNFYLQLPEMPEIRKFVDNVFGNFSKADMPEALQVFFRRNFNYTLENLPSSVEDFLLKDHRGSCEYFASAAAVIFRLKGIPARLVGGFYGGEYNPYGGYYIVRDKNAHVWVEYYKNGGWHRFEPTFGQIGRKKETEGRRLTVIESGRIKLPERIRLILDALNYYWINFIINYDFSMQIQVAMKIRTKFPEIFSLTMPNSVYINKNILIYIFSLGLMLLIFVLFIKTRKTVLDEFYDLMSQMGYERLKNEPLEVFVKRIDDEDLRKKAEEFVKIYEEKFYKDEPVCCVTLERLRNILKDLKENHLH from the coding sequence ATGAGGAAATTCAAGGTAAAGAGGATTGTTTTTATTCTTTCTTTTCTTGCAGCTCTGACAGGTGCTGCCGTGATTTTTCCTTTTGTTCCTTTTCCGGTTTCTGTTTTTTTCCTTCTGTCGTCTGGTTTCGCTGTGTGGCGGGAATTTAAGAGGTTAAGGGGCGATGTTATTGAAAGAAGAATTTTGAACGTTTTTGCCCTTACCGGTACGGTTCTTCTTCTTTCGAAAGTTAACCTTGAAAATCTTGTTATTCCGATAGCTTCGGTATTGATGTTTTTGCTTTCGATAAAGTTTATGGAGGATAAAAGACAGAGGGATTTTTATCAAATACTTGCCCTTTCCCTTTTTCAGTTTGCGGCTGGTTCTGTTTTCCTGTTTAGTATTAGATTTTTCTTCCTCTTTGTTCTGGAAGCCTTTTTGATTATTTCGGCTACGGTTCTCCTCTCTTTTCAGGCTTTAGAAGATGAGATATGCCTCTCTGCTAAGGAACTTGGTTATGTTTTTGGCTTTTCCATTATATTTTTTTCCGTTTCTCTTCCGTTGACACTCTTTTTCTTTTTTGTTCTTCCAAGGACAGAGAAGCCTCTGGTAGATGTTGGTATGAAATCCCGGGTAGGTGTTACTGGTTTTACCAACACGGTAGCTCCCGGACAGGTTGCTTCTATTCAGCAGATAGATGCCGTTTTCATGAGAGTGAAGACAGAGAGATTGCCTTTTAATCCTTATTTCAGAGCGATAACTTATGAGAAGTTTGTAAACGGGAGGTGGTTTCACGTTCCTTTAAACTCTGATAGAGAAATGCTTAAAGGAAGAACTATCATGGAAACAGTTATTCTGGAGCCTTACGGTTACAGGAACCTTCCTATGGTTGATGTGCCTTTGAGTATTGGTTTGAAAAATGTTCAGAAAGATGGCAGTTGTTTTTTCTTGAATAAACCTGTTACTAAACGGATAAAGTACAGTGGGGTTTCGGTTTTAATCGATGTTATAAAGGAGAAACTTTCAAAACGGGAGCAGAATTTTTATCTTCAGCTTCCTGAAATGCCTGAGATAAGAAAATTTGTCGACAATGTGTTTGGTAATTTTTCGAAAGCAGATATGCCAGAAGCACTTCAGGTGTTTTTTAGGAGAAATTTTAACTATACGCTGGAAAATTTACCTTCTTCGGTTGAGGACTTTTTATTGAAAGATCACAGGGGAAGTTGTGAGTATTTTGCCAGTGCTGCGGCTGTTATTTTCCGTTTGAAAGGGATTCCTGCCCGCCTTGTCGGAGGTTTTTACGGTGGTGAGTATAATCCTTATGGTGGTTATTACATCGTAAGGGATAAAAATGCTCATGTGTGGGTAGAGTATTACAAAAACGGAGGTTGGCATCGTTTTGAACCAACTTTTGGACAGATTGGAAGAAAAAAAGAAACAGAAGGTAGAAGACTGACGGTCATTGAAAGTGGTCGAATAAAGCTTCCGGAGAGAATAAGGCTTATCCTGGATGCATTGAATTATTACTGGATAAATTTCATTATTAATTATGATTTTTCGATGCAGATCCAGGTAGCAATGAAAATAAGAACAAAATTTCCCGAGATTTTTAGTTTAACGATGCCAAACAGTGTTTATATAAATAAAAATATTTTAATCTATATTTTTTCTTTGGGCTTAATGCTTTTAATTTTTGTTTTGTTTATAAAAACCAGAAAGACAGTGCTTGATGAGTTTTATGATTTAATGAGTCAAATGGGATATGAAAGGTTGAAAAATGAGCCTCTGGAAGTTTTTGTAAAGAGGATAGATGATGAAGATTTGAGGAAAAAGGCGGAAGAATTCGTCAAAATTTATGAGGAGAAGTTTTACAAGGACGAGCCGGTCTGTTGTGTTACACTTGAGAGATTGAGAAATATCCTTAAAGATTTAAAAGAAAATCATTTACATTGA
- a CDS encoding rhodanese-like domain-containing protein encodes MDELLRSMDFDFWASGKHKISPEKFFELWKDGKAILLDVRDKKETELLSLSFGINIPVHEIPDRLDEIPKDKTVCLFCAGKIKASIVYFYLLNKGFDSVKILASTIEQFASFIKPGFIKKLF; translated from the coding sequence ATGGATGAACTTTTAAGAAGTATGGACTTTGATTTCTGGGCTTCAGGTAAGCATAAAATTTCTCCGGAGAAGTTTTTCGAGCTCTGGAAAGACGGAAAGGCAATTTTACTTGATGTAAGAGACAAGAAAGAAACGGAGCTTCTTTCGCTATCTTTCGGTATCAATATTCCTGTTCATGAGATTCCGGATAGACTTGATGAAATTCCGAAAGATAAAACGGTGTGTCTTTTCTGTGCCGGTAAGATAAAAGCTTCTATTGTTTATTTCTATTTACTCAATAAAGGATTTGATAGTGTGAAAATTCTGGCATCTACGATAGAGCAGTTTGCCAGTTTTATAAAACCGGGTTTTATTAAAAAACTGTTTTAA
- a CDS encoding ArsR/SmtB family transcription factor, with translation MREFAEAMKILGEPNRLRIVKMLQERSAYVCEIAQVLGISMATVSTHLSVLKRFHIVEDKREGVKILYSLSSPPNRDIKKLLDFLKEIGENWKVTKEDRKHLHSIENVDEVCSKQRNTES, from the coding sequence GTGAGAGAGTTTGCTGAAGCAATGAAAATTCTGGGAGAGCCAAACAGACTTCGTATCGTTAAGATGCTTCAAGAAAGGTCTGCTTATGTGTGTGAGATAGCTCAGGTTTTGGGTATTTCCATGGCTACTGTTTCGACACACCTTTCCGTTCTTAAACGGTTTCACATCGTTGAAGATAAGAGGGAGGGTGTAAAAATCCTCTATTCTCTTTCTTCACCGCCGAACAGGGATATAAAGAAACTCCTTGACTTTCTGAAGGAGATAGGTGAAAACTGGAAGGTAACCAAGGAAGATAGAAAGCATCTTCACTCAATAGAAAATGTTGACGAAGTCTGTTCTAAACAAAGGAATACAGAATCCTGA
- the nfo gene encoding deoxyribonuclease IV, whose protein sequence is MKFIGAHVSAAGGVSNAPLNAMKIGAKAFALFTKNQRQWKAKPIPEEEVQKFKENLSKAEIKTEHVLPHDSYLINLGHPVKEKREKSLNAFIDEVKRCEILGLKYLNFHPGSHLRQISEIECIRLIADSINRTLEITNNITLVLENTAGQGSNIGYRFEHLAEIIDLVEDKTRIGVCLDTCHLFAAGYDLRTKEVFEETMEKFNSIIGFQYLKGMHLNDAKSKFASRVDRHHSIGKGNLGFEPFKFIMQDERFNNIPLILETIDPALWPEEIRILYSFV, encoded by the coding sequence ATGAAGTTTATAGGTGCTCATGTAAGTGCTGCAGGTGGCGTTTCAAATGCCCCGCTTAATGCCATGAAGATAGGCGCAAAAGCCTTTGCCTTATTCACCAAAAATCAAAGACAATGGAAGGCAAAACCAATTCCCGAAGAAGAAGTCCAGAAATTCAAGGAAAATCTTTCAAAAGCCGAAATAAAAACGGAACATGTACTTCCCCATGATAGTTATTTAATAAACTTAGGACATCCAGTAAAAGAGAAGAGAGAAAAATCTCTAAACGCATTCATAGATGAAGTAAAAAGATGCGAAATCCTTGGATTAAAATATCTGAATTTTCATCCGGGAAGCCACCTGCGCCAGATCTCAGAAATAGAATGCATAAGACTGATAGCAGATTCGATAAACAGAACTCTCGAAATAACAAATAATATTACTTTAGTTTTGGAAAACACGGCAGGGCAGGGAAGCAATATTGGTTACAGATTTGAACATCTGGCAGAAATAATTGATCTTGTTGAAGACAAAACAAGGATAGGCGTATGTCTTGACACATGCCACCTTTTTGCAGCAGGTTACGATTTAAGGACTAAAGAGGTATTCGAAGAGACAATGGAAAAGTTTAACTCTATCATCGGATTTCAATATCTCAAAGGAATGCATCTTAACGATGCAAAATCAAAATTTGCCAGCAGAGTTGACAGGCACCACTCAATCGGGAAGGGAAACCTTGGGTTCGAACCATTCAAATTTATCATGCAAGATGAAAGATTCAACAACATCCCACTTATTCTGGAAACAATAGATCCGGCACTATGGCCGGAAGAAATCAGGATTCTGTATTCCTTTGTTTAG
- a CDS encoding PD-(D/E)XK nuclease family protein gives MKIKINETRIDIKHLRPWSFSKVQKAKRCAYDFYWTYVEKQEPAERADFFILGSGVHYILENAINTIFKRQKPLNYNILKYFFEQFKQKEPSIDYEKVKPFMPKILNYVNGQLRRLGKIQFFHSEVELCINREFLPSKFNEEEAFIRGKLDFVFAQEDTLYIVDHKTNRNRDFSKRMKTQLRWYALLAKAKYPEFKKLALEVHNVRYGFIKREIFTDTDILNFKLKLVPIIEMVEEELFGKSFSELIPSPSNHCKWCDFRHICPAKKE, from the coding sequence ATGAAAATCAAAATTAACGAAACGCGGATAGATATAAAACATTTAAGGCCCTGGTCTTTTTCAAAAGTTCAAAAAGCCAAAAGATGCGCTTATGATTTTTACTGGACCTATGTAGAGAAACAGGAGCCTGCAGAAAGAGCAGACTTTTTCATACTTGGAAGCGGTGTTCACTACATACTTGAAAACGCAATAAATACCATTTTTAAAAGACAAAAACCTCTCAATTATAACATCCTCAAATATTTCTTCGAACAGTTCAAGCAGAAAGAACCTTCCATTGACTATGAAAAAGTGAAGCCGTTCATGCCTAAAATATTAAACTATGTGAACGGCCAATTAAGACGCCTCGGAAAAATCCAATTTTTTCATTCGGAAGTCGAACTTTGCATAAATAGAGAATTTCTGCCGTCAAAATTCAACGAAGAAGAAGCATTTATAAGAGGAAAGCTTGACTTTGTTTTTGCCCAGGAAGATACCCTTTACATCGTAGATCACAAAACAAACAGAAACAGAGATTTCTCAAAAAGAATGAAAACGCAACTCCGTTGGTATGCACTTTTAGCAAAAGCAAAATATCCAGAATTTAAAAAACTTGCCCTGGAAGTCCACAACGTTAGATACGGCTTCATAAAGAGAGAAATCTTTACCGATACCGACATACTTAACTTTAAACTTAAATTAGTCCCCATCATAGAAATGGTGGAAGAAGAGCTTTTTGGAAAAAGTTTTTCTGAGTTAATTCCATCTCCATCAAACCATTGCAAATGGTGCGATTTCAGACATATCTGTCCGGCTAAAAAGGAGTAA
- the amrB gene encoding AmmeMemoRadiSam system protein B: protein MVRYPAVAGQFYPASPEDLKMMLDSMCEPAPKVKAKAIIVPHAGYIYSGRVAGATYSRVEIPDLNVLLGPNHTGLGSRVSVFPDGIWVTPFGEVPVSSEVAGELASQPPYEPDVNAHIYEHSLEVQIPFLQYCSGFRDSLSIVPVVFSFISYEECERAGKILADVMADRDGLIVISSDFSHYVTQEKAKEMDKLAIDAILSLDPYELYTRVVTYNISMCGVIPATVGLVAAKLLGATSAELVMYRTSGDVTGNYREVVSYGGLIIY from the coding sequence ATGGTTCGTTATCCGGCAGTTGCAGGGCAGTTTTATCCAGCATCTCCTGAAGATTTGAAAATGATGCTTGATTCAATGTGTGAGCCTGCACCTAAAGTTAAGGCAAAGGCAATAATAGTTCCTCATGCAGGATATATCTATTCAGGTCGCGTTGCAGGTGCTACGTATAGCAGGGTTGAAATTCCAGATTTAAATGTGCTTCTTGGCCCTAATCACACGGGGCTTGGTAGCAGAGTTTCTGTTTTTCCCGATGGAATCTGGGTAACTCCTTTTGGAGAGGTACCTGTTAGTAGTGAGGTTGCAGGGGAGCTCGCATCCCAGCCTCCTTACGAGCCTGATGTGAATGCCCATATATACGAGCACTCTCTTGAAGTACAAATTCCGTTTCTTCAGTATTGTTCAGGATTTAGGGATTCTCTTTCCATAGTACCGGTGGTTTTTAGCTTTATAAGTTATGAAGAGTGTGAGCGTGCCGGCAAAATCCTTGCCGATGTGATGGCAGATAGAGACGGTTTGATTGTGATAAGTTCTGACTTTTCCCATTATGTTACTCAGGAGAAAGCTAAAGAGATGGATAAGCTTGCAATAGATGCCATTTTGAGTCTTGACCCTTATGAACTTTATACAAGGGTGGTTACATACAATATTTCCATGTGCGGTGTTATTCCTGCAACGGTAGGCCTTGTGGCAGCCAAGCTTCTCGGTGCAACATCAGCTGAGCTTGTAATGTATAGGACTTCTGGTGATGTGACAGGTAATTACAGAGAGGTTGTCAGTTATGGTGGATTAATCATATATTAA
- a CDS encoding ArsR/SmtB family transcription factor has translation MENKVDYQEIAEFLKALSHPTRLQIVEYLAGGEKCVKEIWEELGIPQPTASQHINVLKNAGIICYKKEGVRTCYRIKDDRVIQILQILKEEE, from the coding sequence TTGGAGAATAAGGTAGATTATCAGGAGATAGCTGAGTTTTTAAAGGCACTTTCTCATCCTACAAGGTTGCAGATTGTTGAGTATCTTGCTGGTGGTGAGAAGTGTGTTAAAGAGATATGGGAGGAGCTTGGCATTCCTCAGCCTACTGCTTCTCAGCATATTAATGTTCTGAAAAATGCAGGAATTATCTGCTACAAGAAAGAAGGTGTGAGAACATGTTATAGGATTAAAGATGACAGAGTTATACAAATCTTACAAATACTTAAAGAGGAGGAATAG